A window of Theropithecus gelada isolate Dixy chromosome 14, Tgel_1.0, whole genome shotgun sequence contains these coding sequences:
- the CCDC34 gene encoding coiled-coil domain-containing protein 34, translating to MATQGLCRPRLAGLARAVPAGKARPRRGSASLNLAGQMWAAGCWGPTSPSSYAGFTGDCRPRSRPSSGSVSVPMTGARGQGLEVVRSPSPPLPLLLSCSNSTRSLLSPLGHQSFQFDEDDGDREDEEDVDEDAHGSEAKVTSRRGMELQGCASTEVESEDNQEQQKQVCLPESRLTPWEVWFIGKEKEERDRLQQKALEELNQQLEKRKEMEEREKRKIIAEEKHKEWVQKKNEEKRKEREQKINKEMEEKTAKELEKEYLQEKAKDKYQEWLKKKNAEECERKKKEKEKEKQQQAELQEKKEIAEKKFQEWLENAKHKPRPAAKSYGYANGKLTGFYSGNSYPEPAFYNPIPWKPIHMPPPKEAKDLSGRKSKRPVISQPHKSSSLVIHKARSNLCLGTLCRIQR from the exons ATGGCAACGCAGGGTCTGTGCCGGCCGAGATTGGCTGGTCTGGCGCGCGCAGTGCCTGCTGGGAAAGCGCGTCCCCGCCGCGGCTCCGCCAGTTTGAACTTGGCGGGCCAGATGTGGGCGGCGGGGTGCTGGGGGCCTACTTCTCCTTCTTCCTACGCTGGTTTCACGGGTGACTGCAGACCCAGGTCACGGCCCTCCTCGGGCTCCGTCTCCGTCCCTATGACGGGCGCTCGTGGGCAGGGGTTGGAGGTGGTGCGCTCGCCGTCGCCgccgctgccgctgctgctgAGCTGCAGCAATTCCACCAGGTCACTGTTGTCTCCCCTTGGCCACCAGAGCTTCCAGTTTGACGAGGACGACGGTGACCGGGAGGATGAGGAAGACGTGGATGAAGATGCCCATGGTTCAGAGGCCAAAGTGACGAGTCGGAGAGGAATGGAGTTACAGGGGTGTGCCAG CACTGAGGTTGAATCAGAAGATAACCAAGAACAACAGAAACAGGTGTGCTTACCAGAAAGCCGCCTGACACCATGGGAGGTGTGGTTTAttggcaaagaaaaagaagaacgtGACCGGCTACAACAGAAAGCTCTAGAG GAATTAAATCaacaactagaaaaaagaaaagaaatggaagaacgtgaaaaaagaaagataattgctgaagaaaagcacaaagaatgGGTTCAGAAAAAGAATGAGGAG aaaagaaaagaaagagaacaaaaaattaataaagaaatggaagaaaaaacagcaaaggaactggagaaagaatacttacaagaaaaagcaaaagacaaatatcaagaatggttaaagaaaaaaaatgctgaagaatgtgagaggaagaagaaagaaaag gaaaaagaaaaacaacagcaagCTGAATtacaggagaaaaaggaaatagcagaAAAAAAGTTTCAGGAATGGTTAGAAAATGCGAAACATAAACCTCGTCCAGCTGCAAAGAGCTATGGTTATGCCAATGGAAAACTTACAG gtttttacAGTGGAAATTCCTATCCAGAACCAGCCTTTTATAATCCAATTCCGTGGAAACCAATTCATATGCCACCTCCCAAAGAAGCTAAGGATCTCTCAGGAAGGAAGAGTAAAAGACCTGTGATAAGTCAGCCACACAAATCATCATCTCTGGTAATTCATAAAGCCAGAAGCAATCTTTGCCTTGGAACTCTGTGCAGAATACAAAGATAG